One genomic region from Salvia hispanica cultivar TCC Black 2014 chromosome 2, UniMelb_Shisp_WGS_1.0, whole genome shotgun sequence encodes:
- the LOC125207602 gene encoding uncharacterized protein LOC125207602 isoform X3, with protein MATAAAATAAAMLRRRSESSSSLARSRKIKSKQSSTSPNQAPGLSSPKTNYTSSDDLDFEQRLQAIKKSALEQKKEEEKKVIGAIDYDAPVEDNSSTIGLGTKIGVGVAVVTFGLVFALGDFLPSGSVSPTEEAATVNKISEEERSFLEKRLKEFEKTLATSPEDSTALEGAAVTLAEMREYKRSATLLEKLTEKKPKDPDAFRLLGEVKYELKDYEGSVLAYRNAERASRSVDFEILRGLTNSLISAKKPDEAVKMLLEARDRLNNEASGDSVTAEMRSDVDPIQVELLLGKAYADWGHISDAVAVYDQLISSHPDDFRGYLAKGIIMKENGSIGDAERMFIQARFFAPDKAKALVDKYSR; from the exons ATGGCTACCGCTGCAGCTGCGACTGCGGCTGCCATGCTCCGTCGCCGTTCTGAATCCAGTTCATCTCTCGCCAGGTCGAG AAAAATCAAGTCGAAGCAATCATCCACCTCACCCAACC AGGCCCCCGGTTTGAGCTCTCCCAAAACCAACTACACTTCTTCTGATGATCTTGATTTCGAGCAGCGTCTCCAGGCTATTAAAAA GTCCGCCCTTGAgcagaaaaaagaagaagagaaaaaagtaattggGGCAATTGATTATGACGCACCAGTTGAAGACAACAGTTCCACAATTGGACTGGGAACTAAG ATTGGAGTTGGAGTTGCAGTTGTTACATTTGGCTTGGTGTTTGCCCTTGGAGACTTTCTTCCTTCTGGAAG TGTTAGCCCTACAGAGGAGGCTGCCACAGTCAATAAAATTTCTGAAGAAGAGAGATCATTCCTTGAG AAGAGGCTGAAGGAGTTCGAAAAAACACTTGCCACTTCACCTGAAGATTCGACTGCTCTTGAA gGAGCTGCAGTAACCCTAGCAGAAATGCGAGAATATAAAAGATCTGCAACGTTGCTTGAAAAATTGACAGAG AAGAAACCAAAAGACCCTGATGCTTTTCGTTTGCTTGGTGAAGTCAAATATGAGCTGAAAGATTATGAAGGAAGTGTTCTTGCTTATAGGAATGCTGAAAGG GCATCTAGGAGTGTTGACTTTGAAATCCTTCGAGGTCTTACAAATTCATTGATATCTGCCAAAAAACCTGATGAG GCTGTTAAAATGCTCCTGGAAGCTCGTGACCGCTTGAATAACGAAGCTAGTGGTGATAGTGTGACTGCAGAAATGAGATCGGATGTGGATCCCATTCAA GTGGAGTTGCTTCTAGGAAAAGCCTATGCAGATTGGGGCCACATAAGTGATGCAGTAGCTGTTTATGATCAACTTATATCTAGCCACCCTGATGATTTCAGGGGCTACTTAGCAAAG GGCATTATCATGAAAGAGAATGGGAGTATAGGTGATGCAGAGAGAATGTTTATACAGGCACGTTTCTTTGCACCAGATAAAGCAAAGGCTCTCGTAGACAAATATTCACGCTAG
- the LOC125207602 gene encoding uncharacterized protein LOC125207602 isoform X1 — protein sequence MATAAAATAAAMLRRRSESSSSLARSRFGVSIQCSDSSRGFGPKTKNPDSKKIKSKQSSTSPNQAPGLSSPKTNYTSSDDLDFEQRLQAIKKSALEQKKEEEKKVIGAIDYDAPVEDNSSTIGLGTKIGVGVAVVTFGLVFALGDFLPSGSVSPTEEAATVNKISEEERSFLEKRLKEFEKTLATSPEDSTALEGAAVTLAEMREYKRSATLLEKLTEKKPKDPDAFRLLGEVKYELKDYEGSVLAYRNAERASRSVDFEILRGLTNSLISAKKPDEAVKMLLEARDRLNNEASGDSVTAEMRSDVDPIQVELLLGKAYADWGHISDAVAVYDQLISSHPDDFRGYLAKGIIMKENGSIGDAERMFIQARFFAPDKAKALVDKYSR from the exons ATGGCTACCGCTGCAGCTGCGACTGCGGCTGCCATGCTCCGTCGCCGTTCTGAATCCAGTTCATCTCTCGCCAGGTCGAGGTTTGGTGTTTCAATTCAATGCTCCGATTCTAGTCGGGGATTTGgccccaaaacaaaaaatcccGACTCCAA AAAAATCAAGTCGAAGCAATCATCCACCTCACCCAACC AGGCCCCCGGTTTGAGCTCTCCCAAAACCAACTACACTTCTTCTGATGATCTTGATTTCGAGCAGCGTCTCCAGGCTATTAAAAA GTCCGCCCTTGAgcagaaaaaagaagaagagaaaaaagtaattggGGCAATTGATTATGACGCACCAGTTGAAGACAACAGTTCCACAATTGGACTGGGAACTAAG ATTGGAGTTGGAGTTGCAGTTGTTACATTTGGCTTGGTGTTTGCCCTTGGAGACTTTCTTCCTTCTGGAAG TGTTAGCCCTACAGAGGAGGCTGCCACAGTCAATAAAATTTCTGAAGAAGAGAGATCATTCCTTGAG AAGAGGCTGAAGGAGTTCGAAAAAACACTTGCCACTTCACCTGAAGATTCGACTGCTCTTGAA gGAGCTGCAGTAACCCTAGCAGAAATGCGAGAATATAAAAGATCTGCAACGTTGCTTGAAAAATTGACAGAG AAGAAACCAAAAGACCCTGATGCTTTTCGTTTGCTTGGTGAAGTCAAATATGAGCTGAAAGATTATGAAGGAAGTGTTCTTGCTTATAGGAATGCTGAAAGG GCATCTAGGAGTGTTGACTTTGAAATCCTTCGAGGTCTTACAAATTCATTGATATCTGCCAAAAAACCTGATGAG GCTGTTAAAATGCTCCTGGAAGCTCGTGACCGCTTGAATAACGAAGCTAGTGGTGATAGTGTGACTGCAGAAATGAGATCGGATGTGGATCCCATTCAA GTGGAGTTGCTTCTAGGAAAAGCCTATGCAGATTGGGGCCACATAAGTGATGCAGTAGCTGTTTATGATCAACTTATATCTAGCCACCCTGATGATTTCAGGGGCTACTTAGCAAAG GGCATTATCATGAAAGAGAATGGGAGTATAGGTGATGCAGAGAGAATGTTTATACAGGCACGTTTCTTTGCACCAGATAAAGCAAAGGCTCTCGTAGACAAATATTCACGCTAG
- the LOC125208451 gene encoding auxin-responsive protein SAUR32-like, which produces MDSSSRKSNKIRDIVRLQQILKKWKKAAKSNATTSTTAATTTNKSIKFLKKTLSFSESSSSSTAVTNAVPKGFVAVCVGLELKRFVIPTEYLSHQMFGILLREAEEEFGFQQEGVLKFPCEVEVFEKILKMMEDKRSLSSPSLVLMHDDGDNYDLIINCSSNYSPDATDLHHHPQMCR; this is translated from the coding sequence ATGGATTCTTCATCAAGAAAATCTAACAAGATTAGAGACATAGTTAGACTACAACAAATCCTAAAGAAGTGGAAGAAGGCCGCCAAAAGCAATGCTACAACATCAACCACAGCTGCCACGACCACCAACAAGAGCATAAAGTTCTTGAAAAAGACACTGTCCTTCTCAGAGAGCTCTTCATCCTCCACAGCCGTGACAAATGCCGTCCCAAAAGGGTTCGTGGCGGTGTGCGTAGGGCTGGAGCTAAAGAGATTCGTGATTCCAACAGAGTACCTGAGCCACCAAATGTTTGGGATTCTACTGAGAGAAGCTGAAGAAGAGTTTGGATTCCAGCAAGAAGGTGTGCTTAAGTTTCCATGCGAGGTGGAGGTGTTCGAGAAGATATTGAAGATGATGGAAGACAAGAGGTCACTGTCATCGCCATCGTTGGTgcttatgcatgatgatggaGATAACTATGATCTCATCATCAACTGCTCTAGTAACTACTCTCCGGACGCTACGGACCTCCATCACCACCCGCAGATGTGCAGATGA
- the LOC125207602 gene encoding uncharacterized protein LOC125207602 isoform X2, producing MATAAAATAAAMLRRRSESSSSLARSRFGVSIQCSDSSRGFGPKTKNPDSKKIKSKQSSTSPNQAPGLSSPKTNYTSSDDLDFEQRLQAIKKSALEQKKEEEKKVIGAIDYDAPVEDNSSTIGLGTKIGVGVAVVTFGLVFALGDFLPSGSVSPTEEAATVNKISEEERSFLERLKEFEKTLATSPEDSTALEGAAVTLAEMREYKRSATLLEKLTEKKPKDPDAFRLLGEVKYELKDYEGSVLAYRNAERASRSVDFEILRGLTNSLISAKKPDEAVKMLLEARDRLNNEASGDSVTAEMRSDVDPIQVELLLGKAYADWGHISDAVAVYDQLISSHPDDFRGYLAKGIIMKENGSIGDAERMFIQARFFAPDKAKALVDKYSR from the exons ATGGCTACCGCTGCAGCTGCGACTGCGGCTGCCATGCTCCGTCGCCGTTCTGAATCCAGTTCATCTCTCGCCAGGTCGAGGTTTGGTGTTTCAATTCAATGCTCCGATTCTAGTCGGGGATTTGgccccaaaacaaaaaatcccGACTCCAA AAAAATCAAGTCGAAGCAATCATCCACCTCACCCAACC AGGCCCCCGGTTTGAGCTCTCCCAAAACCAACTACACTTCTTCTGATGATCTTGATTTCGAGCAGCGTCTCCAGGCTATTAAAAA GTCCGCCCTTGAgcagaaaaaagaagaagagaaaaaagtaattggGGCAATTGATTATGACGCACCAGTTGAAGACAACAGTTCCACAATTGGACTGGGAACTAAG ATTGGAGTTGGAGTTGCAGTTGTTACATTTGGCTTGGTGTTTGCCCTTGGAGACTTTCTTCCTTCTGGAAG TGTTAGCCCTACAGAGGAGGCTGCCACAGTCAATAAAATTTCTGAAGAAGAGAGATCATTCCTTGAG AGGCTGAAGGAGTTCGAAAAAACACTTGCCACTTCACCTGAAGATTCGACTGCTCTTGAA gGAGCTGCAGTAACCCTAGCAGAAATGCGAGAATATAAAAGATCTGCAACGTTGCTTGAAAAATTGACAGAG AAGAAACCAAAAGACCCTGATGCTTTTCGTTTGCTTGGTGAAGTCAAATATGAGCTGAAAGATTATGAAGGAAGTGTTCTTGCTTATAGGAATGCTGAAAGG GCATCTAGGAGTGTTGACTTTGAAATCCTTCGAGGTCTTACAAATTCATTGATATCTGCCAAAAAACCTGATGAG GCTGTTAAAATGCTCCTGGAAGCTCGTGACCGCTTGAATAACGAAGCTAGTGGTGATAGTGTGACTGCAGAAATGAGATCGGATGTGGATCCCATTCAA GTGGAGTTGCTTCTAGGAAAAGCCTATGCAGATTGGGGCCACATAAGTGATGCAGTAGCTGTTTATGATCAACTTATATCTAGCCACCCTGATGATTTCAGGGGCTACTTAGCAAAG GGCATTATCATGAAAGAGAATGGGAGTATAGGTGATGCAGAGAGAATGTTTATACAGGCACGTTTCTTTGCACCAGATAAAGCAAAGGCTCTCGTAGACAAATATTCACGCTAG
- the LOC125207603 gene encoding uncharacterized protein LOC125207603 → MEKQKQQIRGSEKARKKKMPSPQELVTHYEKQGMTTQEASLKVIGDLQGALFRMISANNKRDDSNSSPQVISAKLDAVHARLVQLETKLDSKPSYPQALALGVASASLWNGALELWNTVRRATSSDPSA, encoded by the coding sequence ATGGAGAAGCAGAAGCAGCAAATACGAGGCAGTGAGAAGgcgaggaagaagaaaatgccGAGCCCGCAGGAGCTGGTGACGCACTACGAGAAGCAGGGGATGACGACTCAGGAGGCTTCGCTTAAAGTGATTGGGGATTTGCAGGGAGCTCTCTTCAGAATGATTTCCGCCAATAACAAACGCGACGACTCCAATTCTTCTCCGCAAGTGATTTCCGCCAAGCTGGACGCCGTCCACGCTCGCCTCGTCCAGCTCGAAACGAAGCTCGATTCCAAGCCCAGTTACCCGCAGGCCCTGGCTCTGGGCGTTGCCTCCGCCTCCCTTTGGAATGGCGCCCTTGAGCTCTGGAACACCGTTCGTCGCGCCACCTCTTCCGACCCCTCGGCCtag